In the genome of Candidatus Saccharibacteria bacterium oral taxon 488, one region contains:
- a CDS encoding Hsp20 family protein, with the protein MARKNDDLLIEDELTAAFLNDDLANDAPQPAAPAATPATAAPAPEDDWEDEADDLMGQLAVDVFESETELIIKARTAGVDRNDLDVSISDGILTISGTLSSGDETDVKNWHIQECYWGEFSRTLALPVAVNEEGVKAELKDGVLTITFEKIKQERAKKIQVL; encoded by the coding sequence ATGGCACGCAAAAATGACGATTTGTTAATTGAGGATGAGCTAACTGCAGCTTTCTTGAATGATGATCTGGCTAATGACGCACCACAACCAGCCGCTCCTGCAGCAACACCGGCTACTGCAGCGCCCGCTCCTGAGGATGACTGGGAGGATGAGGCCGATGATCTGATGGGGCAGCTAGCGGTCGATGTATTTGAGTCAGAAACCGAACTTATTATCAAAGCCCGAACGGCTGGTGTTGATCGTAACGACCTAGACGTTAGTATCTCCGACGGCATTCTCACGATCAGCGGCACCCTATCAAGTGGCGACGAGACCGACGTCAAGAACTGGCATATCCAAGAGTGCTACTGGGGCGAATTTAGCCGCACCCTGGCGCTACCCGTCGCGGTCAACGAAGAAGGCGTCAAGGCCGAACTCAAAGACGGCGTGCTCACTATTACGTTCGAAAAGATTAAGCAAGAACGTGCCAAAAAGATCCAAGTCTTGTAA
- a CDS encoding DUF87 domain-containing protein, producing the protein MARKKKLDAIDIAAQQRAREQAEVEQAFLTGVRTLRDFIAPSSLELKSDHFRLGSKYGRTMYVYGYPRELYTGWLSSVINIDEVLDISMFIYPVDTQVVLNNLRKKVTQLEASLSINSEKGKVRDPAMEAALQDAEELRNQLQIGSEKFFRFGLYITIYADSIDELNFIQHKIETIFGQQLVFSKVASAQQEQGLNSTIPQLTDQLQVRRNMNTGAISTSFPFTSADLTDGKGVLYGINMHNNGLVIFDRFSLENANMVVFAKSGAGKSFTVKLEALRSMMLGSDIVIIDPENEYQKLSDAVGGSYIRLSLNSDTRINPFDLPRVIDTDEADDALRANLVTLHGLLRQMLGGSQTTAGGQIIAGLTAAEEADIDQALIDTYARVGITADPLTHHSTPPTIADLYDTLLHMGGTGPSLAQRLRKFTSGTFAGIFSQQSNIDINNTMVVFNIRDLEDELRPIAMYIVLNHIWNITRTDQKRRMLIVDEAWQLMRYDDSANFLFSLAKRARKYQLGLTTITQDVEDFMGSKMGRAIVANSSMQLLLKQSTSAVDVLSSVFKLTEEEQKRLANFPVGQGLFFAGQNHVHIQIQASDTEYELINTSPISRHQLPSETPLGGYGAV; encoded by the coding sequence ATGGCTAGAAAAAAGAAGCTGGACGCCATTGATATCGCCGCCCAACAGCGGGCCCGCGAGCAGGCCGAGGTTGAGCAGGCTTTTCTCACCGGTGTGAGAACCTTGCGCGACTTTATCGCCCCGAGCAGTCTCGAGCTCAAATCCGACCACTTCCGCCTCGGTTCAAAGTATGGGCGCACCATGTACGTCTACGGCTATCCGCGCGAGTTATACACCGGTTGGCTCAGCTCGGTGATCAACATCGACGAGGTGCTAGATATTAGCATGTTCATTTATCCAGTTGACACCCAGGTGGTGCTCAACAACTTACGCAAGAAAGTGACTCAGCTCGAGGCTAGCCTCAGCATCAATTCCGAGAAGGGCAAGGTGCGCGACCCAGCGATGGAAGCGGCATTACAGGACGCCGAGGAACTACGCAATCAGTTACAGATCGGCTCGGAAAAGTTCTTCCGCTTTGGCCTTTACATTACGATTTATGCCGACAGCATTGATGAGCTCAACTTTATCCAGCACAAGATCGAGACAATTTTTGGCCAACAACTGGTATTCTCTAAGGTTGCCTCGGCCCAGCAGGAGCAGGGCCTCAACAGCACTATTCCACAGCTGACCGACCAGCTCCAGGTTCGCCGCAACATGAATACCGGCGCTATTTCCACCAGCTTTCCGTTTACCTCGGCCGACCTGACCGACGGCAAGGGTGTGTTATACGGTATCAACATGCACAACAATGGCCTGGTGATTTTTGACCGCTTTTCTCTCGAGAATGCCAATATGGTGGTGTTTGCGAAATCCGGTGCCGGTAAGTCGTTCACGGTCAAGCTCGAGGCGCTGCGCAGCATGATGCTTGGTTCGGACATCGTGATCATCGACCCAGAAAACGAATACCAGAAGCTGTCCGACGCCGTTGGCGGTAGCTACATTCGACTCAGCCTCAACAGCGATACCCGCATCAATCCGTTTGATCTGCCACGGGTGATTGATACCGATGAGGCGGACGATGCGCTGAGGGCGAATTTAGTGACGCTGCATGGTTTGTTGCGACAGATGCTGGGCGGCTCACAGACGACAGCGGGCGGACAGATTATCGCTGGACTGACGGCCGCCGAGGAGGCTGATATTGACCAAGCACTGATCGACACGTACGCTCGCGTCGGCATCACCGCCGACCCGTTGACCCACCATTCAACGCCGCCAACTATCGCCGACCTCTACGATACGCTGCTTCATATGGGCGGCACTGGGCCAAGCCTCGCTCAGCGGCTGCGCAAATTTACCTCCGGTACTTTCGCTGGTATCTTTAGCCAGCAGTCAAATATTGATATCAATAACACCATGGTGGTCTTTAATATCCGCGACCTCGAGGACGAGCTGCGGCCAATCGCTATGTATATTGTGCTGAATCACATCTGGAACATTACGCGTACCGACCAGAAACGGCGCATGCTGATCGTCGATGAGGCATGGCAGCTGATGCGCTACGACGACTCGGCCAACTTCTTGTTTTCTCTCGCCAAGCGCGCCCGCAAATATCAGCTCGGTCTCACGACCATCACCCAGGACGTCGAGGACTTTATGGGTAGCAAGATGGGTCGGGCCATTGTCGCCAACTCGTCGATGCAGCTGCTGCTCAAGCAGTCAACCAGCGCCGTTGACGTCCTTTCCAGTGTCTTTAAGCTAACCGAGGAAGAGCAAAAACGCCTCGCCAATTTCCCGGTGGGGCAGGGGTTGTTCTTTGCCGGGCAAAACCACGTTCACATCCAGATTCAGGCCAGCGACACCGAATACGAACTCATCAACACCTCGCCGATCTCTCGACATCAACTACCATCAGAAACACCGCTCGGCGGGTACGGGGCAGTGTAG
- a CDS encoding peptidoglycan DD-metalloendopeptidase family protein produces the protein MATATKPPRFDTTTDPDADGRANPFELHDGPSERLNAGEQAELDQIEAGLRDDGFDLDNSQFDKQKKQETSTNAAQTLANLENEFNYPDAQAQQENKASSRSRNFMKKLKKNKGASIAVVLILGAFGIAAPFTVNLFKLNSLLEPIIGKVTKVPEHAIEQRFEYLVTRWLSMRIMKEAYPGDKNLVFCAGGGLLCHLGSTKYSDWFTKQLDAKFEKEGRKIKTTLNATGKSSLGGKATSFTVSLENIGKDVGSLTRNVSKELSGHKEARRFVNNMVKQAHGKNYVLRYISKKILMRKYGIKRFNIIPDKTAKNLTEVSAKIKASIIKGLVGRVSTRMTAYIGCLQGANVATCKQLLDKLDFDIDKRIKEAEDAVNSSKEGSEERKRAEAQLKKAQGSKASLESAKSVINGEVDGSLGKVISKELIKKVLGPIAVVGWIDMAFRAVGAIDGRVLEAIFYDAMTQAVTAFAFNEDSSPMVAADQIKDGSADMNTLAVASKMFDGAERSPLFQLFQLPSTESASPMLASLSKGITRKCTNEAGEEVDTKLPPGESICPENKMVRDFTTIKNNSWWRGLASVAGFWNSSIGQAFKALDDITSTITGPLWDLVKHLPGVSFGVEKLQQLVQWMIGQIIPLPSLGVGASGVSNYEALAAALHSTSNESMAHGQNKDNPSGKTDGAGGAALSDQQLASIVQHKNRQEKEEFDAQPMLAKLFNPSLQGSIANQLLAKIPTNGSSALRFLLNTPSTIVNSTTKKAKAGTADIHTLKAFGIPNYGYADSSTFSADPGTYTQEYCTASAKAREDSLSLEDGELLHTYKKTDPCALEKVVGGLLATAADDKESNLYIEEAGNKKDEQSSGQSGSNDSGNLSGAPSRDGWVWPMNQKVDPGPCWGRNVGSLGVHAGMDMNSTVVQNVYAAHDGEVVWAKNYGAGGNAVRIKTPEGIYYTYQHLTSYSVSAGQSVKAGQVVGVGGLTGRLSAAGSTKVHLHMVVSRSDDHPSYGSLKNSFNPMDVLPKEAPNNYKCY, from the coding sequence ATGGCAACAGCAACAAAACCGCCACGATTTGACACCACGACCGATCCTGATGCTGATGGGCGAGCAAATCCGTTTGAGCTACATGATGGTCCCTCGGAGAGACTGAATGCTGGTGAGCAAGCAGAGCTTGACCAGATAGAAGCGGGTCTAAGGGACGATGGTTTTGACCTCGACAATAGTCAGTTTGATAAGCAAAAAAAACAAGAAACTAGCACTAACGCCGCTCAAACGCTAGCCAATCTGGAGAATGAGTTTAACTATCCTGACGCTCAGGCTCAACAAGAAAACAAAGCATCTTCTAGAAGCAGAAACTTCATGAAAAAGCTTAAAAAAAATAAGGGTGCCTCCATTGCTGTCGTCCTCATTCTCGGGGCATTTGGTATAGCCGCACCGTTTACCGTTAACTTATTTAAGCTCAACTCCCTGTTGGAGCCCATTATTGGTAAGGTGACCAAAGTCCCCGAGCACGCCATTGAGCAGCGATTTGAGTATCTTGTCACGCGCTGGCTATCTATGAGAATTATGAAAGAGGCGTATCCAGGCGACAAAAACCTGGTCTTTTGCGCTGGCGGCGGTTTGTTGTGTCACCTCGGATCAACTAAATACTCCGACTGGTTTACCAAGCAACTAGACGCAAAATTCGAGAAAGAGGGTAGAAAAATTAAAACAACCCTCAACGCAACCGGTAAATCGAGCTTGGGAGGCAAGGCTACTAGTTTCACGGTGTCGCTAGAAAATATCGGTAAGGATGTTGGCTCTCTCACGCGCAACGTATCAAAAGAATTAAGTGGACATAAAGAAGCCAGGCGCTTTGTTAATAATATGGTCAAGCAGGCCCATGGTAAAAATTATGTCCTCCGCTATATATCAAAAAAAATTCTCATGCGTAAATATGGCATTAAGCGCTTCAATATTATCCCTGACAAAACAGCCAAAAACCTGACGGAAGTCTCCGCAAAGATTAAGGCGTCAATCATCAAGGGGCTTGTCGGTAGAGTGTCCACGAGGATGACTGCCTACATCGGCTGCCTCCAGGGGGCAAATGTCGCAACTTGTAAGCAGCTGCTCGATAAGCTAGACTTTGATATTGATAAACGAATAAAGGAGGCCGAGGACGCAGTCAACTCATCAAAGGAGGGATCCGAAGAGCGCAAGCGAGCCGAGGCACAACTCAAAAAGGCCCAGGGTAGCAAGGCATCGCTCGAATCAGCAAAAAGTGTTATCAACGGCGAAGTAGATGGTTCACTCGGAAAGGTTATCTCAAAAGAGCTCATCAAGAAAGTACTGGGGCCAATCGCTGTTGTTGGTTGGATTGATATGGCGTTTAGGGCGGTTGGTGCAATTGACGGACGAGTGCTTGAGGCTATCTTCTACGATGCTATGACACAGGCGGTTACAGCATTTGCCTTTAATGAAGACTCCAGTCCAATGGTTGCCGCCGATCAGATTAAGGACGGTAGTGCAGATATGAACACTCTCGCCGTTGCAAGTAAAATGTTTGACGGAGCAGAAAGGTCGCCGCTATTCCAGCTATTCCAGCTTCCTTCGACAGAATCAGCTTCGCCAATGCTCGCTAGCTTGTCGAAAGGTATTACAAGAAAGTGCACAAATGAAGCCGGAGAGGAGGTAGATACCAAGCTGCCACCGGGCGAGTCAATTTGTCCTGAGAATAAAATGGTTCGTGATTTTACAACGATAAAAAATAATTCTTGGTGGAGGGGATTGGCGTCAGTTGCCGGTTTTTGGAATAGTTCCATCGGGCAAGCTTTTAAGGCGCTGGATGACATCACCTCGACAATAACCGGCCCCCTTTGGGATCTTGTCAAACATCTTCCGGGTGTTAGTTTTGGTGTAGAAAAACTACAGCAACTCGTCCAGTGGATGATTGGTCAAATAATCCCCCTTCCGTCGCTTGGAGTTGGAGCATCAGGTGTATCAAACTATGAGGCGCTTGCTGCCGCCCTACACTCAACCAGCAACGAATCTATGGCGCACGGACAGAACAAAGACAACCCGTCCGGTAAGACCGATGGTGCTGGCGGAGCTGCCCTATCCGACCAACAGTTAGCGTCAATTGTTCAGCACAAGAACCGCCAAGAAAAAGAGGAATTCGACGCACAGCCAATGCTCGCAAAACTATTCAACCCATCCTTGCAGGGTTCTATAGCTAATCAGCTCCTGGCAAAAATACCAACCAATGGCTCGTCGGCACTACGATTCCTCCTCAACACCCCTTCGACTATAGTTAATAGCACCACAAAAAAAGCAAAGGCCGGCACGGCAGACATACACACCCTCAAGGCGTTCGGTATTCCAAACTACGGTTACGCCGACAGCTCAACCTTCAGTGCCGACCCGGGCACTTATACCCAAGAATACTGCACCGCTAGCGCCAAGGCCAGGGAAGACAGTCTCAGCCTCGAAGATGGTGAGCTACTCCACACCTACAAAAAAACCGACCCGTGCGCACTTGAAAAAGTTGTCGGCGGACTACTAGCAACGGCAGCCGACGACAAGGAAAGTAATCTCTACATAGAAGAGGCTGGCAACAAAAAAGACGAGCAATCATCGGGACAGTCTGGATCTAATGACAGTGGAAATCTCAGCGGTGCACCAAGCCGTGATGGTTGGGTGTGGCCGATGAATCAGAAAGTTGACCCAGGACCGTGCTGGGGTCGCAACGTCGGATCACTGGGCGTGCACGCAGGAATGGATATGAACTCTACTGTAGTGCAAAACGTTTATGCTGCACACGACGGTGAAGTCGTTTGGGCAAAAAACTATGGAGCAGGGGGTAATGCCGTGCGCATAAAAACCCCTGAGGGTATCTACTACACCTATCAGCACTTAACGAGTTACAGTGTGTCTGCTGGTCAATCCGTTAAAGCGGGTCAGGTGGTTGGGGTTGGTGGTCTAACCGGTAGACTTAGTGCCGCAGGTTCAACAAAAGTTCATCTACACATGGTGGTGTCGCGTTCCGACGACCACCCATCATATGGATCGCTTAAAAATTCCTTCAACCCGATGGATGTATTACCGAAAGAAGCGCCAAATAATTATAAGTGTTACTAG